The DNA window AATCGCAACAAGAAAAACGGCAAGTTCAAGAGCCTGGACCATCTGTTCGAGCAATTAATTCGCAGCCAACAGAGCAAGCCTCTGCTTTTAGAGTTTATCAACCGACCCCAATTCATCGTCTCCCTCCTTTACCTCACAATCAGCAGCAAAAGAGCCCTCTTCTGGTTACAAAAAAAGGGTTGTCAGATCGGAATGAAATTCCTACCACAATCAATTTCTCTAATTCGCCATCAATTTCTTCTGCCACTTCTTTCATGTCTTCTCTTACAGGGGAAACTGATGGCTTCCAGCGTTCTATGCCTTCTAGGTTTCATTTTACCCAACCTTCTGCTGGTAAACCCCCTTTGTCCTCTTCTTCTCTTAAGAGAAAGTGCAACTCCATGGATGATGCTGCTCTCAAGTGTGGCTCTTCTTCTGGTCGCTGCCATTGCTCCAAGAAAAGGTTTGTCTTTTTCTCTAAACTCTTAACATCAATTCTCATTCGGTAAATTTGTGTGAGATTGTTTGAAATGGTGTTGATTTCATTTTCCTAACCGTGTTTTCATTAATTCAGCAGAAAATCAAGGGCTAAAAGAGTGGTCAGAGTTCCTGCAATTAGCAATAAGATGGCTGATATTCCACCTGATGATTATTCCTGGAGAAAGTATGGTCAAAAGCCCATCAAAGGCTCTCCTCATCCAAGGTATCGTTTTTGCTCTCTTGGTTTCCCTtgattttccttgatttttaacACATTTCCAGCATTGTTGGTCCTTCAATGTTGTTTCTAGGTTCcgatttatttttagagatatCTGGGCTAGACCAAAAACTCAGTCTGAATTGCCATTGTTTCAATTTGTCAGGGGATATTACAAGTGCAGCAGCGTGAGAGGATGTCCAGCACGCAAACATGTGGAGAGAGCTCTAGATGACTCCATGATGCTTATTGTGACCTATGAAGGGGAACACAATCACTCTCATCCATTCGATGATGCACCTGCTGCTCTCGTCCCTGAATCATCTTAAGTCAACTAATCAATCGGCTGAGAAAGGCTCTTCCCCAGCTCATCATCATCCACACCCGTGCAAGACAGCAGGGCTCAGATACTCAAACGGACAAGGCTAGTAGGCTATTAGCCGCCTAAGCAGAAAAGAAATGCATAGgattcctttgttttctttcatctGGTTGAATTAGAGATGAAAAGGGTGGAAAGAGTGGATTTGGTGGGAGTTGAATCATGCAAGTAGTGGgttattgaaaattttcttttgatttttttagggtcTCATACTggtttctagattttttttatataatttttatatacgTGGTTACGTGGTGGATCTTGCAAGGCTTCCCACCTAATATTATTCCAATCTCGAATCATGTTATGTGCATTTTTTTATGGGTGAAAATGAGGGCTAGTCGATGGGAAAAGAAGTGGTCCTCATCATAAGAACAGGAAAGAAATTTGCAAACCAAGCAGAGGGGAGAAAGTGCAACTCATCAGCACAACACTGACAAAATTTGCTGATGGATCAGCGCAATTCTTAAAAGATATTTGAAGGATCGCGTCGAAGGGATTTACGCAAtcttaaataagaaaaactaaattaaaggGTTGTGTTTATGGGTTTTACCTACCTCTTTAATTATTGAGTACCATTTAAAACAATCGAAGGCTCGCATTGAtctcatcattaaaaaaatttcaagggtTGTGCGGATAGGATTAGCAAAGTTCTTATTTTTGAAGTCATGGACGACTTTTGAGAATTCATTCAAGTGACCCACGTAAAATAATGCAAAGTCAAAGTGGCCAGGTGGGGGTTCTGGTAATTGTTCTCCACCATCTTTAGTTTTTCAACGTCTTTGAAAACCTCTAACACAACGTTTTTATTCACTAGTTCCCACATTTAATCACACaaaattgtgtttgttttggatAGAACTTTCTATGTGATTTTTTGAACTCATTTGTGTGAAATGTTGATAAGTTGAGCATCTCTTTCTAACTTATATTCGTAACTCGATGATGAAGTGGAAAGGTGATATTGAAAGTTTGGGGTATGATATTATCAACACAAAAgcaattaattatgaaaataatgtcttgtttttttttatataatgaggTGATTTTAAGACCTATTCTTATGTTATAACTtagcttattttatatttaaataaagtcTAATTGTTTAATCTATCATTTCAATGagtttttcaatcaaaataattagaattagTCACATGACttgcacatgattttttttttaatatccttGTTATAATACAGGATTAATTAATGACTCAACATGTTTCttatatgaagatatttttatttattttttatttatattttttattcaattaacttTATCTTTGAttattaagtttcaaatctatTATTTGGACAAATTTTGAGACCAACCCATCAGAATTACTCACGTGATCATAAGTTTACGTTTAAATACAAGTTAAGTTTCTAAGAACTTTGCTTCGTGTATAAATCACAAACTAATTCCAATGGATTGGCCTAAAAACCTTGCTATACGAATATATTAAAGACAACATCTACTCAAGAATAAAATCGGctaaattagaaatataaagacaaattagaaaaaaaaaatcttatatagaAGGATATATTAACGCATTAACCTTGGaaaagtcatttttttaaaacaaattattcacaCGACTATTTCTAGTCTCATAAAACTCATTGGAATGGTAGATTAAACACTTGAAATTTCTGTAAGGATAGAATTGactccataaaaaatataagaagaaaTAGAAGAACCACTGCATTAGTTTATGAATTGCATCGTTCTTTGATCGGGGTGTTAGGTAAAATATTGAATAACTGTGCATATTCGAAATCAACAAGAACAAAGCCACTACATTGGACTTCACTTCTTAAAATAACATAGGATTGGACAGGTGGTTAGCGTTATGTCCCATCCGAGCTAAATTGTTTTCaacgaaaagaaaattttttcaGGAGACACAGTTACTTTGAAAAaagtaagaataaaattgagactCTAGCAATAAATTGATTGgggtttaataaaatttaataataataaaaaaatataacgattataaataaataagaatgtgataactctatagaaagtaaaatagaaaaaactcaaagcttaatttatagaaaatcaaatgttgaaagataaaattgaagaaaaaataaatttaaaaggtaaaaaaaatgactCTAGCCTATCCGGGTTATCGTGCCAAATCTGTAACCTGGTCGTAATATCAGGTAATTctgtcaaaataaaattgaataaaattatgaaactcaatcatCAAACAACCCAAATTTATagggcaaaaataaaataaaaaaagcaaaaataaaaagaccctaatcaactcgagttaatcgCTAAGCCCGCGacctaagataaaaaaatcaggatAACAGGATAACCCcgcaaaaaaaagtaaaaaaaagcacaaagaCCAAGATAACTAATCAAATGCTGAaggataaaaagaaatcaattaaaaaaaagacatgaaaaaagcTAAAGTTAACCTTGGCTAATATTCAGAAGTCGTGACCGTGGTCATAGGCACATGATTAACCTCGTAGAAggcaaaacctaaaaaatcatgaagtaaaATTCTTAACTAACCAAAtgctaagggataaaattgaaaaaaaaattaaataagaaaatgatccaaaataaaacaaatagaaataaaaaaaacaaggatcaaatttgatataaaaataaattgaaaccaaatgttgagggataatttttttttaaaaatcaattaagaaaaggattaaaaagcccaaaataaaaatcaaaagaatgagggtcaaatttgatataaaaaattaaataaaaccaaatgatgatgaatgaaattgaagaaaaaaaatcaataaaaaaggataaaaaaataacaataaaacaataagatcaaatttgatacaaaaaacaaatgacatgatacctttaaataattttagtaGGCCAATGTGAAACccgaggagaagagagagaaaatagaggaaagagagggagaacaaaaaaaatctatcagAGCCCAATCACTACGCCGCCATATACACACACTTGACAAGCATAAAGATCATGCATGTCAGGACACTTCCAACATTATTACAGAAGGCGGCGTTCGGCCGCAATATGAAGCCTCAAGCATCACCCAAGGACGACAAAGGCTTCCTACAACTGGTGCATGCATTTCAAGCGCCAACCTATTTATTCTGTCAGTTTACCCCAATCTccatatttgtttaaattttaattttgatccctagacacttaattattatatattagcCAAATGTTATTTTACTTTGCAAAATCGAGCATCGAAAAATACCTTCGATATTGCAAGACCCTCGTATCaaggtaaataaaataaataaccatctaggtggtggcccagtggtaagagtttgagaccaagaggtttgctccctctgtggtctcaggttcgagccctgtggttgctcatatgatggtcactggaggcttacatggttgttaacttcagggcccgtgggattagtcgaggtgtgcgcaagctggcccggacacccacgttaaactaaaaaaaaaaaaataaaccaccaagttaaatttcaaataaagtCAATTTGACAGGAttagattagaaaaaaagaaagttaagggacaaaaaaaacttacctCGATCTTGCAAATCATCCCCGATGTTAGCAAACAAAAGGGACTTAATAGTTGTTCTAATTTCAAATTCGGTCCATGATGCTCTAATTCTTatagtttaataaaattgaattttaatcgAGAATCAACTGAGCAACAAAATATTCCCCCGACACTACAAAGCCCCGTatgtaaacataaaaacaaattactatgACCAATTCCATATAAAAAGCAatgttaaataatcaaattaaaagaaaaacaaattgagggaacaaaatgaaaaaaaaattgggacaaaaaaaagagagagagagagaacactATGCAAATCAAATCATCTTTTAGGATCTAATTTATTATGCAAACATATTCTCTGGAGAAATTGATAGCTTTGTATTATTCTTGATTTAGTTCTTCTTCCATGTAGataataataaacaacataaggATATTGACAAGCAACTAGGAACATATTCTAGACATGAGATATCTAAGCTAAGGTGAGATAGTGTTAGTCATTTCAAATATCCTGATTTTAACAGGCAAGTAGGATCGCATTCTAGACATAGGATATCTAAGTCGAGGGAAGATAGTGTCAGCCATTTAAAATATTCTGGTCTTTTGGATGGTCCTCTAAATTGACTAAAGTTTTTTGTTAttgctaaaaaaagaagaaagtttgAAATATAcaatcaataaacaaaaatgttGAAGCTTTTACGATAAAGAAGAACCTTGAAGGATGCAACGAAGCCCATGACAAGAACAAGACTCATTTAAGTAATTTCAAAGCTATATATAGCCATTGAGATCACTAATAAGTCGTTTATGACCACAGGTCTAGAAGACTAGAAGTGAGTGTTGTCCTATCCAAGAGGAACGCTTTTTTGGTGAGAAAGCTAATGTACGTAGCCCAGGATTCCAAAGAAGAACTTAAGCCAATTGATGTGAAGTCAGAGGATACTAAAAACACCAAGGTGTGGTGATGTTGACTTAGTCTTttattgaacttttatttttacacagaATGTTGTTTTCCCTGCCTAACATCTCATTTTCTCATTGatactttcttcattttctcagTAGTGCGATATCCCTATTTCTTACTAATCATTAGGTTTTCAGAGTGGTGGCTTTTAGGATACAGGCAAGAAGTGTATCCATAGCCCCTTCTAACGAGCATAGAGATTGAAATAAATGTCCAGCaataatttgtgattttcttaccAAGGTTGGTGCGTTAGAGGGAGTTCGTGTAGGTTCCTTCACTTAGCCAACAAGAGTAGATCATGCTAACCAATAGCCAAGCGTATATGAGGTTGCTTCTCGAGAAGACCAGTTTGATGAAGGTATTTAACATTCTTGTGGTTACTAAAGAagaccatttttctttttctctattgcAATCGAGGTGCATTTTTTACTTCTTAGGTCtctagagttttttattttttattttttaatcttatttttatgagttttttacattttggatctaaaaattcattttatttatgttttaattattgatttagagaaagaaaaagaagttgttagaaaaaataaagaagagaaatttaTCGGTTGGCTATATTCcaacaaccaaaaaaattgttcttggtgttaatgaattgtatttcaTTGAAGGAATtccattgagttttttttttttttttaattttatctctaatCTTGCTAGAAAAAACAGATGAGGCCATGGGTACTGGTCTTTAGTGAATATtaacaattctttttaatatttaataatgtatataatttttaatttatttattaaatgtaCATCGAATTTTAagctcacaatattttttttaaaaaaattagtactaGAAAATACACTAacaatatcaatatatatttttgatctAACTCACAGTGTAGCTAGAAGCAAGCATCTTTATTTGTACTTTTGCAAAGAACTTGGCACCACTCCCAGCATTTGCACATGTTTTATGTATCATACTTTGTAACTTTGCATGGCTTGGCATTGTTGGTCTTTTACATCGTAACTGTTTTACTTGACATTTGCCTATGCTCTTAGAACATACATCATAGACTCTTTTGTCTTGCTTTCTCCTTCGAAATACATCAGCTTAAACTGCTATTTTTAACGATCTATGTTAAATGATTGCTTTCACATAactttatttgtgttttaaaagataGCCCGTGGTATAGCACGGATAACCTATCTAAGTAATATTACTGTACCACAAAACTAATGAATTAATAGAAAAAGCAGAGAAATAGATGATATAGCATATGCAATATGTCCTACTTTTTTTTCTGTAGCCTTTTCAATTTACATTATCTGTGTTGCTGCATGCGGATTCAATTCTTCCTGCTAGTATCCTCCGTGGGGAGCCTTGTGctgaaaatattttgtaaaaccaccaattctttttccttctttcggATCAATGATTAGAGTAGCTAAATTCACGGTAGCATCTGCCATGCTGTACAGTGCATCCAAGTTAATGATTCTTGCATCCATGTTATGCTTTATGTTGCTCCCCATGAATAAATGATACGTGTGAATGGACGGCTTGCAATTTCGTGATTCAATGAAAACCTGCAAGGTACCATAAGACGATGTATGTCCACATTCTTTTGGGCTAATTTAGTTTATCCTTTTATTATCCTCAAAAGACAGtatcgtgtgtgtgtgtgtgtgtgtgtgtcatgaAAGACAGGATCATGTTAGGTAAAACCAGCTACGATGCCTTTTTTggacaaaatataaaacttgtAAAACCATTCGATTAAAGCTTTTCATGCCTCACGTTTGCGAAAGTTCCTTTGATTCACTTCCAAGTTCCAACACCACCTGCTTGGTGTAAGAAAATGGACACCAATTACAATATTGATTGGCAGTGATGGCCTAGGCCACAATGCTCGCTCGAAACTCTCTCAACATTATATGGAAGCatcagggaaagaaaaaaatgcaaaaagaaGAGAAGCCTAGCAAAATAGAGCCCAACACAAATGATTCAAGCCCAATCTAATTGTTTAAACATAAAATGAGCCCAAGCTCAATCCGAGCAGAGCAAATCAATCCacgaagaagagagagagaggaggagggTGGACAGTATTTGGTGGAATCGTCCAGCGATGATTAatcaaacaccaaaaataaaatgccCGTTATGATATTTTCTGCTTTATGATTTTGCAAGAAAGAAGACAAATAGCATAGCAGAGTGGGATAGAAGATTGgcacacagaaaaaaaaagaagcaaaaatctGGAGACAAGTGGTGAAATGGTTGATGCCATGGAACATCGTACTGCAGACAGAGAGATGTCTGACGTTACCGCGGCGCAGCAGCATCAAGTCCCAAATGACAACAACGTTCGAGAGATGCTCACATTGGctcgccaactcatcaatcaaggCAACCCTTCTCAAGCTCTCCAAGCggtaatgaattaattaaattaaataaatattctcAATTTACCATTTCAATTGTCTGGATcatcttcctctctctctctcgctctctttTATCTAATGAAGTCAGTATCAGATTTTGCGttctttttatcttgattttttttttgttgacaaaATTATTATCATTCAGATGTTTAGAAGATTGACCAATCTTATaggttttagaaatttaattaatcagttTTTATGCCTGCTTGTCTGTAGAGGGGTCATTCAATTCGCCATCGCTCACACTTTTCCGCATTATGATTTTTCTACTattatcaagaaattaattcatttattagGAGGAGTGCATGCCTATTCTAATGTGTCTTTCTTCCAAATGATACAGCTGAGGGATCTGTTAGCCTGCAATGTGATTAGGGTCTATCTGGGAAGTTGTGAGTTGAGAAATGAGGAGAAAAGGTGGGCtttagtgagaaaaaaaaaatgcccatTTCTAATCGCGGGCAAGGGTGAGTCACAATTATTAGGATGGTAGTTTTCACTCATTAGGGTTtaagcttgatttttttcccttttaaggGTGTCCAACATGCTGATTTCTTTGACGTTGGAGAATCAAAGTACAAAATCCATGTAATTTAACAGCTTACTTGCAGGAGTCTTTGAAACGATGAGGGGCGTGACAAGGAAGTTAGAATAACTTCAAAACTACTCAACTATGTTTTTGGTTACGTCCCAAGCTCGGTCATATTTACAAGTTTTGTCATCTGTTTGTTGGAAGCTCGAgctgctgctttttttttttttttcaatttggataACTTGCAAGTGAATCTATTAATGAAGGACATATAGAGTTATTCCGAGGCTATCGCATTTGATTCCCAAGCTTAGGTATCTCAAACATTCATGATAGACTTATTTGTTCATCATTATCTATTGCGATACATTAGCCATAAACTTAGGTTCCTGTGTGCGTGCACAGACACATCCGCACGCAAACAGTGGTCTCACACACCACAGTTCAAACATGAAAAAGGTTGAAAAGTTCTCATTAAAATTATATCCCTTTTCCGTTTAAATGAGGTGCTTATTTTAGAACTTGTGCTTACTGGATACTTGGGGCAGGTGGTCATGGCAATGAGAACCAAAGGTGGGGATCAAGCTGTATTTCAATCCTTGCACCGTGCTCGTGAGCTGTATTTGAACAGATTGCAAGAGAGCACTAATGTTGATCATCTGGCCTCTTTGTTTGCTGAATGTGCAATTGCTGAGGCCCAGCCTTTACAAGATGAACAAACACCACTTAATGGAGGTGACCAATCACCTTCAGCTGTACCCGAAGTTCATGTAAACTCCATACTTGCAGAAACTGGCAGGACGCAAATTGTGTTGGATGCATTCTCAGATGGGAGCAGTTTCATCTGCCTTCACTGTGGTGGTCTCGTAAGTAATTATCGCAAAGACGAGCACTATGCATTCTGGTGTGGTTGACTCTGAGCTCATGAATGTGGAACGAGTTTTTGCTCTTTGATGCAGTGCTGCTTGACATGCTTGATTAACTTACCACTTTCCTGTATTGTGATGCAGTGCTCCCCGACATGCATGATTAGCACACTGCTTTCCTTATTTACTGCACTGAACTGCATGGTTGCTTTACTCGATGAAATTTCTTCTTATATGCCCGATGTTATCATTACCAACCAAAACATCAAATGCTTGACTTGAGATACAGAGGTCCGGTTTTGATTTAGACTGAAAAGAAATGTACTACTGTAAAACTTCTTGCAGAAGGCTTTTACTATTTAGTGGTTAAACCATCAAAGAAATGACGACGACGATGTGGATCAATAGAGTGTATCCTGTATGTTCATTTTTTAAGGGAGTCATGGCTTCTGGTGGCGTTCTTATTGTCTCTGTAACGGTGGGGGTTTGTGCTCGGATCCCCAGTGAGCCCCCTGAAACCGGCGGGCACAGGGGAATAAAAATTCCACGCCAGCACTCAAGTCCTTCCGTCtttcattacaaattacaaaaaataaaactaacaatACAAATAAAACCAGAATTTATTAGTGTTTTACCGTAGAATGTACACGGTGCGGTTCATAGTGAAATTATGATGGTAGAGCTCTTcaatgaaaaacatatatttaaaggtaaaattgtattttcatatatttattgtataatataatTACTCTTATgtccttgaaaaagaaaacaacacaacTAATGTCCAGGGtgttattagatttttatttttttatacagtttTATTACCTCATAGctcttggggttttttttttcctcctaagGTCAGTGGCATTTTAGGTGTTTTAATCTTAGTATTCTTGCAATTATTTCATGGGGTTAAGGGTATTCTAGtctttctataattaaaaaaaatagttggtgcATGAGAAGTACCCACGCCTTTTGGATAGCGCGTGTGATGCCTTCCGATGGTCATCAATAGCCTTTTGTAGCAACATTCGAAGTATTTCATCACCCTCTACACGGTGGGCCAATGTGTGTTGGCCTCCATGGCACGAAGGAGCTTCGAAGACAGTTTTTCCCCTCTCCTCTCATTTCTCTCCCCTCCACCTCAAAATGTGGACTGACCTTGCAAAGTTGCAAAGTGATCCTCAATCATTTAATTGTTTCgaattcaatttatttgtttttcaatttcgtccattgacatttgattttttatgtttttttttatcaaatttgatcctcattttttttatttctatttattttgtttttaatttttttttttgttgaatttgatcctcattcttatgattgcaattccttttattttgagttctcttcttgattaattttttttttgcaatttcatcccttattatttaatttcattgaacTTTCATATCATATTTGGTGCTTTTTTTTACCATACTTTTAAAACCCGGTCCGGGAGTTGACCCCTATCATGTCCCGGGTTACGGGTTGGGTTGAATAACTAGGGTTATCAGGGTCAATCGGATTTTTAATTGTGCAGGaagtaaaaatgatattattttgattaaaaaaatcaacagatgTTGGCATGATTTTCCCCTAActaataacttgattttttatttagctaaaaaagtaaaaataatattattttgataaaaaaaataataatggagaAAAAGTTCAAttataacccttttttttattagtctttctttgttttagattgtttttctttttttagtttcatccctctccatttgattttgatttgtttttatattaaatatagtactcattctcttgattattacttttttatccttttcttgggtttttttcctttcaatttagccccttaacatttcattttatttttttccagatttagttcttatttttttatttgttctttttttaatcattttcttaatttgttttatcttttaattttgttcctcaaaattttatttcatttattttttatcaaattttggttctcattcttttaattgctctttttttatcttttatctttttttattccatttttgattgagtccctcattatttttttcattagtttttataccagatttggttctcattgttttgattactatttgttttctttttaattttttgatggttaagaattttgttcaagattgttttttgatcttttgtaTGATCGTCTTAATCTCATGACTAGAGTTGTTGATTTCGAATATTAACCTAGTTTaacttcggtttttttttttaatttcatcgtttGACATTAACCTATCGAGACTtgggttttctattttttttcctttctttcttctgaGGTTATATTGAATAGCgaattaatcaagttaattcaAGATTCATTCAAGTTATTATTGtttgaatatcttttttatcttagaaaaaaattaactcgctCCACAGTGTAGCGTAAAATCTAGTAATGTACTACCTGAGTCTAAGCAAACAGTGTTCAAAAGACTAAAGTTCTATATCTAAGCAACCACGTTATTGCTGCTGATGGTTCATTGCCGATTGAACCTGCAATGCTAACTATATGTTTGAGCTTGTTGGTTAGTGACCACTGTGATGAGTTCAATCTGGGTTTTTAATGTATCATTCAAGTGGGAAATGGAGCAAACCTGAAGAAAACAGGCCAGGCATTGAAGATGAGGAGAGCAAGGTTGGATCGATAAAAAGTGGGCATCAGCCAAACCATGTAATTTGTAGGGAAACTAGCTATTTGAACCGCTATTTACCGCGGgttagataattatttttcagcaaaaaaataaatatataggctttttaaatgtgttgtttgacaaaaaaatcataatcataaattaaaaagtttatccaggtatttaattaatataaatcgaGAATTATCTACTCtaataaatgcaaaaattaaagaagtGTTAACATGTTTATTTGACTCGCTTCGCTATGGgtcaaataattgtttttccttaCGCAAAAGAATGAATGTCTAGGTGTTGATaacgtgttttttttacataaaaaaaatataattgtgaattgaaaaattaatacttacatataataaaataaaacaagaatcatatgcgttaataaatataaaaaaagttgttaacacAATGTCGCATGTagaataaagttaatttttaacatagttaaaaaaatatatatttaacccTAGCTTTTCCCTTTAATgcatacttttctttttctttttctttttcttttatcttaaacatcattttttattatcaagaacaaataatttttatttatacaaatacACACACATCCTGACTAGATTTTGCTATTCAATGAATTCAGTGCAAAATCCATATATAGGTAATGAACCAAATTAGAtctaataactttttatttaaaaaattatttttcattcagtTATTACTAACCAGGTGCATAACTATAAAATCTTGGTGCATAGCacgtgatttttttatacacaaaacaataaaaaaatatttttccaaaaaaacaaaacatggtaGCTCATggtactaaaataaaaaacttgccTAAGTTTTCAAAGTTTGATAAAGAAGAGACCTTTTTTTATGCCAAAAAAACAgactttaaaatatcaaaacaaggatggaaaaatattcttttttttaagtttaagggttgaaatacaataacaaaacaaCACAGATCGACTCATTGAGATGACGTGTAACCTAGTCAACTCAAAACCTAGGCCAGGTaaggtttaaataaaaataaaaagagtaatTGACTTAACATAGCCCCCTCAAAAGCCCGGTTTGATCCTTGACCCTGTTAAATTCTGGTCTGAAACctgtgaaattttaaaaaacgcaaaacaatgtcattttgatcttttatatataaaaaaatgaattcttttCCGTGTTCAACTCATCTGGCCTGTTCTCGAGTCGTTATCTTAGgtcggatttaataactatgaagaatacataaaaaaaaacaggtcatGCGTGTGGGCCAACCAACACTCTCGGCCTGTACAAATGTCCTACAAGCCTATGTAAAGAGGTCTTGCCCACAAAATAGAGGG is part of the Populus trichocarpa isolate Nisqually-1 chromosome 2, P.trichocarpa_v4.1, whole genome shotgun sequence genome and encodes:
- the LOC7462864 gene encoding uncharacterized protein LOC7462864 isoform X2, which produces MAMRTKGGDQAVFQSLHRARELYLNRLQESTNVDHLASLFAECAIAEAQPLQDEQTPLNGGDQSPSAVPEVHVNSILAETGRTQIVLDAFSDGSSFICLHCGGLVSNYRKDEHYAFWCG
- the LOC7472684 gene encoding probable WRKY transcription factor 7 isoform X2, encoding MAVELMMGYSGDCFATKMQENAVREAAASGIQSVEEVIKLLKQNQLEQQHYQELSAASSSSNLGTDNIMTVTDMAVNNFKKVISLLGRTTRTGHARFRRAPDTPPTQQQIREEPESQQEKRQVQEPGPSVRAINSQPTEQASAFRVYQPTPIHRLPPLPHNQQQKSPLLVTKKGLSDRNEIPTTINFSNSPSISSATSFMSSLTGETDGFQRSMPSRFHFTQPSAGKPPLSSSSLKRKCNSMDDAALKCGSSSGRCHCSKKRKSRAKRVVRVPAISNKMADIPPDDYSWRKYGQKPIKGSPHPRGYYKCSSVRGCPARKHVERALDDSMMLIVTYEGEHNHSHPFDDAPAALVPESS
- the LOC7462864 gene encoding uncharacterized protein LOC7462864 isoform X1 → MVDAMEHRTADREMSDVTAAQQHQVPNDNNVREMLTLARQLINQGNPSQALQAVVMAMRTKGGDQAVFQSLHRARELYLNRLQESTNVDHLASLFAECAIAEAQPLQDEQTPLNGGDQSPSAVPEVHVNSILAETGRTQIVLDAFSDGSSFICLHCGGLVSNYRKDEHYAFWCG
- the LOC7472684 gene encoding probable WRKY transcription factor 7 isoform X1, translating into MAVELMMGYSGDCFATKMQENAVREAAASGIQSVEEVIKLLKQNQLEQQHYQELSAASSSSNLGTDNIMTVTDMAVNNFKKVISLLGRTTRTGHARFRRAPDTPPTQQQIREEPESQQEKRQVQEPGPSVRAINSQPTEQASAFRVYQPTPIHRLPPLPHNQQQKSPLLVTKKGLSDRNEIPTTINFSNSPSISSATSFMSSLTGETDGFQRSMPSRFHFTQPSAGKPPLSSSSLKRKCNSMDDAALKCGSSSGRCHCSKKSRKSRAKRVVRVPAISNKMADIPPDDYSWRKYGQKPIKGSPHPRGYYKCSSVRGCPARKHVERALDDSMMLIVTYEGEHNHSHPFDDAPAALVPESS